One region of Mus pahari chromosome 16, PAHARI_EIJ_v1.1, whole genome shotgun sequence genomic DNA includes:
- the LOC110334188 gene encoding prolactin-like translates to MQPVLSQPHSWMLQVLLASTLLLWENVYSMPMCFDMEGYNEIPIEELLDSAIFMAQHISNLTTQMSEEFDANFVHSLGYKARNSSNCHTTSHATPESNEQIQQTQSDVLLKMMISISRSWYHPLKQLVRVLATLEGACKTMLLKVIEVMETNQEILGELKAILVRVHPGAEESVYAAWMGLADVRSADDNTHYIALSNILHCLDSDTDKVATYLEALKCRIIHNNSC, encoded by the exons ATGCAGCCAGTTTTGAGTCAACCACATTCCT GGATGCTTCAGGTGCTGCTAGCGTCAACCCTTCTCCTGTGGGAGAATGTGTATTCCATGCCCATGTGCTTTGACATGGAAGGATACAATGAAATACCCATTGAAGAACTCCTTGACAGTGCTATTTTCATGGCTCAGCACATCTCAAACCTCACCACACAAATGTCTGAGGAGTTT GATGCAAATTTTGTTCATAGCCTTGGATACAAAGCAAGAAACTCCAGCAACTGCCATACCACTTCACATGCTACTCCTGAAAGTAATGAACAAATCCAACAGACACAA TCAGATGTCCTTCTGAAGATGATGATCAGCATTTCACGATCCTGGTACCACCCTCTGAAACAACTTGTACGTGTATTGGCTACTCTTGAAGGAGCCTGCAAGACCATGCTGTTGAAAGTCATAGAAGTGATGGAAACAAACCAAGAAATTCTAGGAGAACTCAAGGCAATCCTTGTCAGG GTCCATCCTGGAGCTGAAGAAAGTGTCTATGCTGCTTGGATGGGACTGGCAGATGTGAGGTCTGCTGATGACAATACCCACTACATTGCTCTTAGTAACATTCTCCACTGCCTGGACAGTGACACAGACAAAGTTGCCACTTACCTTGAGGCTCTGAAGTGCCGCATCATCCATAACAACAGCTGCTAG